One Trachemys scripta elegans isolate TJP31775 chromosome 4, CAS_Tse_1.0, whole genome shotgun sequence genomic region harbors:
- the LOC117875972 gene encoding jerky protein homolog-like gives MASSRKRKRVTLSIDTKLEILKKLDSGVSLSNIAVEYGIGKSTITDIRKSQEKIKQFAKEAKDNGTVKTRCIVRKAADDAFDKAMHLWFAQERSKGTPISGVMVTEKAKLLYREMYPDKGENHFKASTGWLCRFKNRHGIRQLRMQEEFLTSDWNAAGVFKNIFKSFIEQHELTRDQVFNCDETGLYWRLLPNKTLADNSEKQAKNFKSSKDRVTLMATANASGDFRLPLVFIHKKAKPCCFANVTMSALPVHYYSQRCAWMDKGIFSDWFFKHFVPLVKDYLTSKSLPIRAVLLMDNAPSHPAIENLLTEDGSIRCLFLPRNVTSLIQPMDRSILENMKCRYKRNLLQRLLLGSMQFESYTDFCKQLTIKDAVYMCAESWSEISSESLRRSWNTLWRCIDNTEPDNLENNEQMEINQLDFSEERQLLDITTEEQEEWLNADKHENGHPILTDHEIIELVRETAQPNSDSDKEGENAKKIPHMQAEECFTACLQWLEQQPEATPINLMMLHKLRTLAAKKLVSNLKQSTIKDFFKST, from the coding sequence ATGGCAAGCAGTAGGAAGCGCAAACGTGTCACACTTTCAATTGACACAAaactagaaatattaaaaaaactcGACAGTGGTGTTAGCCTCAGCAACATAGCAGTAGAATATGGTATCGGGAAATCAACCATCACCGATATTCGGAAAAGccaggaaaaaataaagcaatttgcAAAAGAAGCCAAAGACAACGGAACAGTAAAAACTAGGTGTATTGTACGCAAAGCTGCTGATGATGCTTTTGATAAGGCAATGCATCTGTGGTTTGCACAAGAGAGATCAAAAGGCACTCCTATAAGTGGTGTCATGGTTACCGAGAAGGCAAAGTTACTCTACCGAGAAATGTATCCAGACAAAGGTGAGAACCATTTTAAAGCAAGCACAGGGTGGCTTTGTCGGTTCAAAAATCGGCATGGAATACGGCAGTTGAGGATGCAAGAAGAGTTTCTAACAAGTGACTGGAATGCTGCaggtgtatttaaaaacattttcaaatcatttATTGAACAGCACGAACTTACCCGGGACCAAGTGTTTAACTGCGACGAGACGGGCTTGTATTGGCGCCTGCTTCCAAACAAGACTCTGGCAGACAATTCAGAAAAACAGGCAAAGAATTTCAAATCCAGTAAAGATCGGGTCACGCTGATGGCTACTGCTAATGCAAGTGGGGATTTCCGTCTCCCATTGGTGTTCATTCATAAAAAGGCGAAACCTTGCTGCTTTGCAAACGTCACTATGTCAGCTCTACCTGTCCATTACTACAGCCAGCGCTGTGCTTGGATGGATAAAGGCAttttctccgactggttttttaaACACTTTGTTCCGCTTGTGAAAGACTACCTTACCTCAAAATCGTTACCTATCCGAGCTGTGCTACTGATGGACAATGCTCCATCTCATCCTGCCATTGAAAATCTATTGACAGAAGATGGAAGCATTCGTTGTTTGTTTTTGCCACGAAATGTCACCAGCCTCATTCAGCCAATGGACCGAAGCATTCTGGAAAACATGAAATGTCGATACAAGCGAAACCTCTTACAGCGATTATTACTGGGATCAATGCAATTTGAATCTTACACAGATTTTTGTAAACAGCTGACAATCAAAGATGCTGTCTACATGTGTGCCGAATCCTGGAGTGAGATTAGCTCTGAGTCTTTGAGACGCTCATGGAATACACTTTGGCGGTGTATTGATAACACTGAACCAGATAATTTGGAAAACAATGAGCAGATGGAAATAAATCAACTAGATTTTTCTGAAGAGCGACAGCTTTTGGATATCACCACGGAGGAACAGGAGGAATGGCTAAACGCAGATAAACATGAGAACGGACACCCTATTCTTACCGACCATGAGATAATTGAATTGGTACGAGAAACAGCACAACCAAACAGTGACAGCGACAAGGAGGGGGAGAACGCCAAGAAGATCCCACACATGCAAGCAGAAGAGTGCTTCACTGCCTGTCTTCAATGGCTTGAACAACAGCCTGAAGCCACACCGATTAACCTAATGATGCTTCACAAGCTACGCACCTTGGCAGCAAAAAAGCTTGTTAGCAACCTCAAGCAAAGTACCATTAAAGATTTTTTCAAGTCTACATAG